The following coding sequences lie in one Pontibacter sp. G13 genomic window:
- the recN gene encoding DNA repair protein RecN yields MLTQLYIKNYALFSEADIAIPEGLTILTGETGAGKSLLVGALGLIMGRRVDGSVLLLSDEKCIVEARFQKLSRSVKRIMGKFEDFDADDGEVIIRREIRPNGKSRAFINDTPVSLQMLKQVSSLLLDLHGQNENQMLLSADKQMDLVDAYAESSHLVDAFGIKMVRLDKISEELDSVRAQEEESSRQLEYFRFMVDELEKAELQAEEEEQLEQELNLLQNSEDVREALGMAVERLYQQDQAIFNQLGELLDPLKRVEGVDKSIAEEVSRLMEVQESVKESAFSFQNMLDTVGSDPERLAFLEERLSLYHGLKLKYNCQSGADLVGLLDSTVGKLDEFQSLEGRIGDLEQQRSKVLEELTIIGQQLEQARIQGKGNLEKLVTNLLSEVGFEKARFEVAIERNEHADGLLEIEGQRVKPISKGINKVYFLIQTNPGMPAGPLSQIASGGEVSRVMLAIKAALAEKSDFPVMIFDEIDTGISGEIANKVGNVMKKLSRRFQILSITHLPQIAAKGANHLQVKKRVVGDSTQSTVETLAHEERVKVLAEMLSGASPTESAMKNAAELMSS; encoded by the coding sequence ATGCTTACCCAGCTTTACATCAAGAACTACGCGCTTTTCTCTGAAGCCGACATTGCTATTCCCGAAGGGCTCACGATCCTGACGGGTGAAACAGGTGCCGGTAAATCCCTGTTGGTCGGAGCCTTGGGGTTGATCATGGGCCGTAGGGTGGATGGGTCTGTCCTCTTGCTCTCCGATGAAAAATGCATTGTCGAGGCGAGATTTCAGAAGCTTTCCAGAAGTGTCAAGCGGATCATGGGCAAGTTTGAGGATTTTGACGCTGATGATGGGGAGGTGATTATTCGCAGGGAAATTCGGCCAAACGGTAAGTCTAGGGCCTTTATCAATGACACGCCGGTATCTTTGCAAATGCTCAAGCAGGTAAGTTCTCTCTTGCTGGACCTTCATGGGCAGAATGAGAACCAGATGTTGCTTTCCGCCGACAAGCAAATGGACTTGGTGGATGCCTATGCAGAAAGCAGTCATCTCGTGGATGCATTTGGAATCAAGATGGTCCGCCTCGATAAAATCTCCGAAGAGCTTGATTCTGTCCGCGCCCAAGAAGAGGAGTCCAGTCGCCAATTGGAGTATTTCCGATTCATGGTGGACGAGCTAGAGAAAGCGGAACTTCAGGCAGAGGAAGAAGAGCAGTTGGAGCAGGAGCTGAATCTCCTCCAAAATTCCGAAGATGTTCGTGAAGCATTGGGGATGGCCGTGGAACGATTGTATCAACAAGATCAAGCCATTTTCAACCAATTGGGAGAGTTGCTCGACCCATTGAAGCGTGTCGAAGGAGTTGACAAATCCATCGCAGAAGAAGTGTCTCGTTTGATGGAAGTTCAAGAGTCCGTCAAGGAATCTGCTTTTTCATTCCAGAATATGCTGGATACGGTGGGCTCAGATCCTGAACGTCTGGCTTTTCTCGAAGAACGCTTATCGCTTTACCATGGCCTGAAACTGAAATACAATTGCCAGTCCGGAGCGGATTTGGTTGGATTGCTGGACTCTACAGTTGGGAAATTGGATGAATTCCAGTCTCTTGAAGGGAGAATCGGCGATCTGGAACAGCAACGATCCAAGGTACTGGAGGAGTTGACGATCATTGGTCAGCAGCTAGAACAGGCAAGAATTCAGGGCAAAGGTAATCTCGAGAAGCTAGTCACCAATCTCTTATCGGAGGTCGGATTCGAAAAGGCGAGATTCGAAGTAGCCATTGAGCGAAATGAGCATGCCGATGGGTTGCTGGAAATTGAAGGTCAAAGAGTGAAACCGATTTCGAAAGGAATCAATAAGGTCTACTTCCTCATTCAGACCAACCCCGGAATGCCTGCGGGCCCGCTATCCCAAATTGCATCGGGTGGTGAGGTTTCCCGCGTGATGCTGGCAATCAAGGCCGCACTTGCTGAGAAATCAGACTTTCCCGTCATGATATTTGATGAGATCGATACGGGAATCAGTGGTGAGATCGCCAACAAGGTAGGAAACGTGATGAAGAAGCTATCACGGAGATTTCAGATTCTTTCCATTACCCACCTTCCCCAAATTGCTGCGAAAGGAGCCAATCACCTTCAGGTGAAAAAACGCGTGGTAGGAGATTCTACCCAATCTACCGTAGAAACCCTGGCACATGAGGAGCGCGTCAAAGTTCTGGCAGAAATGCTCAGTGGGGCCTCTCCAACAGAATCCGCCATGAAGAATGCTGCGGAATTGATGAGCTCCTAG
- the clpB gene encoding ATP-dependent chaperone ClpB — MNFNNYTIKAQEAVQKAADVAKGFQQQAIEGEHLLLAMLGLDESIIPYMLKKLGVNTEFLIGKLKEQVESYPKVSGATGGQYLSNDLHAILESANQIAGSMEDEFVSLEHLLLAMAQSKAKIGTLLKEQGVKPSDLEKVVEEIRGGSKVTDQNPEARYNALNKYARNLNDMARKGKLDPVIGRDEEIRRVIQILSRRTKNNPILVGEPGVGKTAIAEGMAHRVVQGDVPENLKSKTIYSLDMGALIAGAKFRGEFEERLKAVVKEVVESEGSIFLFIDEIHTLVGAGKSDGAMDAANILKPALARGELRAIGATTLDEYQKYIEQDKALARRFQAVVINEPSVEDTVSILRGLKEKYEVHHGVRITDGAIVAAAELSDRYISDRFLPDKAIDLVDEAASKLRLEMDSMPAELDETERKIRHLEIEREALKREKETDKLKQIEEDLANLNEERNRLKAHWEAEKGIIDQINQAKEEQERLKVEAEQAERNADFGRVAEIRYGALQAKDEEIARLKSELQGTQSELRMLKEEVESEDIAEIVSRWTGIPVSKMVESERQKLLHLEEELHRRVVGQDEAIEAVSDAIRRSRAGLQDPNRPIGSFIFLGSTGVGKTELAKALAEFLFDDERSLIRIDMSEYQEKHSVSRLVGAPPGYVGYDEGGQLTEAVRRKPYSVVLLDEIEKAHKDVFNILLQVLDDGRLTDNKGRVVNFKNTIIIMTSNMGAHYIQDKFEEMNDSNRDALMVMIKDQVMDMMKQQLRPEFLNRIDEIIVFTPLSEENVREIVQIQANSLTSKLDEMGVFLEFTPEAIDFIAHIGYDPQFGARPVKRVLQKEVINQLSKDILSGKVSRDQAIRVIVRNGNIDFEPGVAISQE, encoded by the coding sequence ATGAATTTCAATAACTACACCATCAAAGCCCAGGAAGCTGTCCAGAAAGCCGCAGATGTGGCCAAAGGCTTCCAACAACAAGCGATCGAAGGCGAGCATCTGCTTCTTGCCATGCTCGGCTTAGATGAGAGCATCATTCCCTACATGCTAAAGAAATTGGGAGTGAATACGGAATTCCTGATTGGAAAACTCAAAGAACAAGTTGAATCTTACCCAAAAGTCTCAGGTGCTACCGGGGGCCAATATCTGTCCAATGACCTCCACGCTATTCTGGAATCTGCCAATCAAATCGCGGGTTCCATGGAGGATGAATTCGTCAGCCTCGAACACCTTCTCCTAGCGATGGCCCAATCAAAAGCCAAGATTGGGACCCTGCTCAAGGAACAAGGTGTCAAGCCATCCGACCTTGAGAAGGTGGTAGAAGAAATCCGCGGCGGATCCAAGGTTACGGACCAAAACCCCGAAGCGCGTTACAACGCCCTGAATAAATATGCACGGAACCTCAACGATATGGCCAGAAAGGGCAAACTAGACCCGGTCATCGGAAGAGATGAGGAAATCCGAAGGGTGATCCAGATTCTATCGCGGCGTACCAAAAACAACCCGATCCTTGTAGGCGAACCCGGCGTCGGAAAGACAGCCATTGCAGAAGGCATGGCTCACCGCGTAGTCCAGGGTGATGTCCCAGAGAATCTCAAATCCAAGACCATTTATTCCCTAGATATGGGAGCGCTCATCGCAGGTGCTAAATTCCGGGGGGAATTCGAAGAGCGGCTCAAGGCAGTGGTCAAGGAGGTCGTGGAATCTGAAGGAAGCATCTTCTTATTCATTGACGAGATCCACACGCTGGTTGGCGCTGGAAAGTCCGATGGAGCGATGGATGCCGCCAACATTCTCAAGCCTGCACTAGCTCGGGGAGAATTGCGTGCGATCGGCGCCACAACGTTGGATGAATACCAGAAATATATCGAACAAGACAAGGCATTGGCTCGCCGCTTTCAGGCGGTTGTGATCAATGAGCCTTCCGTAGAAGATACGGTATCCATTCTCCGAGGCCTCAAGGAAAAGTATGAAGTCCATCATGGAGTTCGGATCACGGACGGGGCAATCGTTGCTGCGGCAGAATTATCGGATCGATATATCTCAGACAGGTTCCTTCCGGATAAAGCCATTGACTTGGTGGACGAGGCTGCCTCCAAATTGAGACTGGAGATGGATTCCATGCCAGCCGAATTGGACGAAACCGAAAGGAAGATTCGACATTTGGAGATTGAGCGGGAAGCACTCAAACGTGAAAAGGAGACCGATAAGCTCAAGCAGATTGAAGAAGACCTCGCCAACCTGAATGAGGAGCGGAATAGGCTGAAAGCACATTGGGAAGCTGAAAAGGGCATCATTGACCAAATCAATCAAGCCAAAGAGGAGCAGGAACGCCTCAAAGTGGAAGCCGAACAGGCCGAGCGAAATGCCGATTTTGGACGGGTAGCCGAGATCAGGTATGGTGCCCTTCAGGCCAAGGACGAGGAAATCGCCAGACTAAAATCCGAATTGCAGGGTACGCAGTCCGAATTGCGCATGCTGAAGGAAGAAGTCGAATCCGAAGACATTGCAGAAATCGTTTCTCGGTGGACTGGTATTCCTGTAAGCAAAATGGTCGAATCAGAGCGGCAGAAACTCCTCCATCTCGAAGAAGAGCTTCACCGGAGAGTGGTGGGTCAAGATGAAGCCATCGAGGCCGTCTCGGATGCTATCCGAAGAAGCCGGGCAGGTCTTCAAGATCCGAATCGCCCCATTGGTTCATTTATCTTCCTTGGATCTACAGGGGTCGGTAAAACCGAGCTTGCCAAGGCTCTCGCCGAATTCCTATTCGACGATGAACGGTCGCTGATTCGGATAGACATGTCGGAGTATCAAGAAAAGCATTCCGTCAGCAGATTGGTTGGAGCGCCTCCGGGGTACGTTGGGTACGATGAAGGCGGACAACTGACGGAAGCGGTAAGGCGGAAGCCCTACTCGGTAGTTTTGCTGGATGAAATCGAGAAGGCACATAAGGATGTTTTCAACATTCTCCTGCAGGTGTTGGATGATGGCAGGCTCACGGATAATAAAGGGCGCGTGGTGAATTTCAAAAACACCATCATCATCATGACCTCGAATATGGGAGCGCACTACATTCAGGACAAATTCGAGGAAATGAACGACTCGAATAGAGATGCCCTGATGGTGATGATCAAGGACCAGGTGATGGACATGATGAAGCAGCAGCTTCGGCCAGAATTCCTGAATCGAATCGATGAGATCATTGTATTCACCCCACTTTCGGAAGAAAACGTCCGAGAAATTGTCCAGATTCAGGCAAACAGCCTTACAAGCAAACTGGATGAAATGGGGGTATTTCTGGAGTTCACACCCGAAGCGATCGATTTCATTGCCCACATCGGCTATGATCCTCAATTCGGAGCGCGGCCTGTTAAACGGGTACTTCAAAAAGAAGTGATCAATCAACTTTCGAAAGATATCCTTTCTGGCAAGGTATCGCGAGATCAAGCCATCCGAGTGATCGTGCGTAACGGCAACATAGATTTCGAACCCGGAGTGGCTATTTCCCAAGAATAG
- a CDS encoding energy transducer TonB: MPDKRRNFWILLTLFALLFTGAKWLDGKQRQHKAKCLSYASKYACASHLKKRAHHRDYKRKCRKRMAIHTPAIDEILYVQKEPIPLNKARIQRKIGYPTYLRDAGIEGAVVARILVDEHGNYLRHQVVSQSHPCLRRRCEKYLHQLQFTPALKDGRPIRYWVNVPFLFGE; encoded by the coding sequence ATGCCAGACAAGCGAAGAAATTTCTGGATACTCCTTACGCTGTTTGCGCTACTCTTCACGGGAGCCAAATGGCTGGATGGGAAGCAAAGGCAGCACAAGGCCAAGTGCTTGTCATACGCCTCAAAATATGCTTGCGCATCCCACTTGAAAAAACGGGCTCATCACCGGGACTACAAGCGCAAATGCCGAAAGCGAATGGCCATCCATACCCCCGCCATTGATGAAATCCTTTATGTACAAAAAGAGCCAATTCCATTGAATAAGGCTCGTATTCAGCGAAAAATCGGTTATCCTACTTATTTGAGAGATGCCGGCATCGAGGGGGCAGTAGTAGCTAGAATCTTGGTAGATGAGCACGGTAATTATCTGAGACATCAAGTGGTCAGCCAATCTCATCCTTGTCTCCGAAGAAGATGTGAAAAGTATCTGCATCAGTTACAGTTTACTCCAGCATTAAAGGACGGGCGCCCGATCAGATATTGGGTAAATGTTCCATTCCTGTTTGGAGAATAG